The proteins below are encoded in one region of Methylophilales bacterium:
- the gmd gene encoding GDP-mannose 4,6-dehydratase produces the protein MKKKKVALITGITGQDGSYLAEFLLEKGYEVHGIKRRASSFNTQRIDHILQAPHDDKSGLYLHYGDLTDSSNLIRILKEVEPDEVYNLAAQSHVAVSFEVPEYTADVVAIGTLRLLEAIRFLGFENKTRFYQASTSELFGDVQETPQTETTPFHPRSPYGVAKMYAYWITVNYRESYGIYACNGILFNHESPRRGETFATRKITRGLANIAQGLQKCLYMGNINSLRDWGHAKDFVRMQWMMLQQDRPDDFCIATGIQYSVRQFIQWSALELGITISFEGEGLNEVGKVKSIEGPNAPALKVGDVIFRVDSRYFRPAEVETLLGSSKKAKDSLGWIPEITVQQVCSEMVREDLKEAKRHALLKEHGFELLITKE, from the coding sequence ATGAAAAAAAAGAAAGTAGCTTTAATTACAGGAATTACTGGACAAGATGGCTCCTACCTTGCAGAGTTTCTTTTGGAAAAAGGCTACGAGGTGCACGGAATAAAAAGAAGAGCTTCGTCATTCAATACTCAGCGTATTGATCATATTCTTCAGGCTCCACATGATGATAAATCAGGATTATATCTTCATTATGGTGATTTAACAGATAGTAGTAATTTAATTCGAATACTTAAAGAAGTAGAACCAGATGAGGTATACAATTTAGCTGCTCAATCTCATGTTGCTGTGAGCTTCGAAGTGCCAGAATATACTGCGGATGTTGTAGCAATAGGTACACTCAGGTTGCTAGAGGCAATTCGGTTTTTAGGATTTGAAAATAAAACACGTTTTTATCAAGCATCAACCTCAGAGCTTTTTGGTGATGTTCAGGAAACACCTCAAACTGAAACTACTCCATTCCACCCAAGATCTCCATATGGGGTTGCTAAGATGTATGCTTATTGGATTACTGTTAACTATCGTGAATCTTATGGAATTTATGCTTGCAATGGAATTTTATTTAATCATGAATCACCCAGGCGTGGAGAAACCTTCGCCACTCGAAAAATAACAAGAGGTCTTGCAAATATAGCCCAAGGTTTGCAAAAATGCCTCTATATGGGAAATATTAATTCCTTGAGAGATTGGGGGCATGCAAAAGACTTTGTGCGTATGCAATGGATGATGCTTCAACAAGATAGACCCGATGATTTTTGTATTGCTACAGGTATTCAGTATTCTGTTCGTCAGTTTATTCAGTGGTCCGCGTTAGAGCTCGGTATTACAATTAGCTTCGAAGGTGAAGGACTTAATGAGGTTGGTAAAGTAAAATCTATTGAGGGCCCAAATGCACCTGCATTGAAAGTTGGGGATGTTATTTTTAGAGTTGATAGTCGTTACTTTAGGCCTGCAGAGGTCGAAACACTATTAGGAAGCTCAAAGAAAGCAAAAGATAGCTTAGGATGGATTCCCGAGATTACAGTCCAACAAGTTTGCTCTGAAATGGTAAGAGAAGACTTGAAAGAAGCAAAACGTCATGCCTTGCTTAAAGAGCATGGCTTTGAGTTGCTGATTACTAAGGAATAA
- a CDS encoding DegT/DnrJ/EryC1/StrS family aminotransferase — protein MIKYPLASSTWNSEEIKAIHSVIDTGSYSMGEKVSKCETDFANFINRKYAVMVSSGSAANLIATAALFYTKIPKLKRGDEVIVPAVSWSTTYFPLQQYGLKLKFVDIDLETLNYDLDALGSAISNQTKMVVVVNLLGNPNDFNAINKLINGKDIIIIEDNCESLGAKYNGKSAGSFGVLGTFSTFFSHHISTMEGGFVSTDEEELYHILLSLRAHGWTRNLPKKNFVSNKEDDDFEESFRFVLPGYNVRPVEMSGAIGIEQLKKLPTFLKYRRDNAKFFVKLFKNHPEFIIQKDIDNSSWFGFSLIIKPQSKITRKNVIKKLRENKIDCRPIVAGNFTKNEAIKFFNFTIHNKLDNADLIHKNGFFVGNHHYDIQDKIRYLYEILDDQ, from the coding sequence GTGATTAAATATCCATTAGCTTCTAGCACTTGGAATTCTGAAGAAATAAAAGCTATTCATTCAGTAATAGATACTGGTTCATATTCTATGGGTGAAAAGGTAAGTAAGTGTGAAACAGATTTTGCTAATTTTATAAATAGAAAATACGCTGTCATGGTCAGCTCAGGTTCAGCTGCTAACCTAATTGCAACTGCAGCACTTTTCTATACCAAAATTCCAAAGCTTAAGAGAGGAGATGAAGTAATAGTTCCAGCAGTATCGTGGTCTACAACTTACTTTCCATTGCAACAGTATGGACTCAAATTAAAGTTTGTTGATATTGACTTAGAAACATTAAATTATGACCTTGACGCTTTGGGATCAGCGATTTCGAATCAAACTAAAATGGTTGTAGTTGTAAACCTTCTAGGGAACCCTAATGATTTTAATGCTATAAATAAGCTTATTAATGGAAAAGATATAATTATTATTGAAGATAATTGCGAATCATTGGGGGCTAAATATAATGGCAAATCTGCAGGTTCCTTTGGTGTCTTAGGAACGTTTTCGACATTCTTTTCTCATCATATATCAACAATGGAAGGTGGTTTTGTAAGCACTGATGAAGAGGAGCTCTATCATATATTACTTTCATTAAGGGCACATGGTTGGACTAGAAATCTTCCTAAGAAAAACTTTGTATCAAATAAAGAGGATGACGATTTCGAGGAATCATTTAGGTTTGTTTTGCCCGGGTATAATGTCAGGCCCGTTGAGATGAGTGGAGCTATAGGTATTGAACAATTAAAAAAATTACCTACATTTCTGAAATACAGAAGAGATAATGCAAAGTTTTTTGTAAAACTATTCAAAAATCATCCGGAATTTATTATCCAAAAAGATATTGACAATAGTTCTTGGTTTGGCTTTTCTCTTATTATTAAACCACAATCTAAAATAACAAGAAAAAATGTTATCAAAAAATTACGAGAAAATAAAATAGATTGTAGACCTATAGTTGCAGGTAACTTTACCAAAAACGAAGCTATTAAATTTTTCAATTTTACGATACATAATAAATTAGATAATGCAGACTTAATTCATAAAAATGGTTTTTTTGTAGGAAATCATCATTATGATATTCAAGATAAAATTAGGTATCTTTATGAAATTTTAGATGATCAATAG
- a CDS encoding DUF2079 domain-containing protein: MDLGVYSSTLYNVSELGYFWKIFFGHTSPSLIIYSGIYSVFSVEGILFFQSLIIALSGYIIKKYLGLLPFVAYVLFFPVWFNALFDFHPDHLSILLLLCFFIFAQNNYIKYAAISAIALAFVKEPFALQTVACGIYLLFLKNELVPKSSSKFFTSSPNNLFYGFGLIGFGIVYFYIATSFVIPYFSGIEKSSISTYSSFHSAGSSISEIIFYIFNNFGEVLSKNFSNPDKVIYVVALFGSLGFISLLSPKALIVGLPILAISLILDHKAYYGLGHHYTAGLIAPLIFSFSNGLPRARIIWEGIGLPIKWFTSILLIGLLITHIALSPSPISRIFWSDKVWSYNYHAYIQTDRDQMIKQKISLFIPENPDVVVSIQNTLNWLPLVQRRHFLLFPRGISEVGSGPFIQRGLKLEKTKWKPIKSDFVVLDLKRPWSIIDKGCDWLYGKCTNKKVANEYLEWVKKTKRIMHVVFEKDGFIILKRKNYN; encoded by the coding sequence ATGGATTTAGGTGTTTATTCCTCCACACTTTACAACGTTTCTGAGCTTGGGTACTTCTGGAAGATATTTTTTGGTCATACATCACCTTCTTTAATTATTTACTCCGGAATATATTCAGTATTTTCTGTTGAAGGAATATTATTTTTTCAATCGCTAATTATTGCACTTTCAGGATATATAATAAAAAAATATCTTGGCCTATTGCCTTTTGTAGCATATGTACTTTTTTTCCCTGTTTGGTTTAATGCTCTATTCGACTTTCACCCTGATCATTTATCAATTCTTTTATTGCTGTGTTTTTTTATATTTGCTCAAAATAATTATATTAAATATGCGGCAATTTCTGCCATAGCTCTCGCCTTTGTTAAAGAACCTTTTGCCCTTCAAACTGTAGCATGTGGAATATATTTATTATTTTTAAAGAATGAGTTGGTTCCAAAAAGTTCTAGTAAGTTTTTTACTAGTTCTCCAAATAATTTATTTTATGGTTTTGGTCTGATTGGTTTTGGTATTGTTTATTTTTATATAGCCACTTCGTTCGTTATTCCATACTTCTCAGGCATAGAAAAATCAAGCATAAGCACATACTCGTCTTTCCACAGCGCTGGATCGAGCATAAGTGAAATAATATTTTATATTTTTAATAATTTTGGTGAAGTATTAAGTAAAAATTTTTCCAACCCAGATAAGGTCATATATGTAGTTGCATTGTTTGGCTCGTTGGGTTTTATTTCACTATTAAGTCCCAAAGCTTTGATTGTTGGCCTACCTATCTTAGCTATCTCCTTAATTCTTGACCACAAAGCCTATTATGGTTTGGGGCATCATTACACTGCTGGCTTGATTGCACCTTTGATCTTTTCTTTTTCTAATGGATTACCACGAGCTAGGATTATTTGGGAAGGAATTGGCTTACCTATTAAATGGTTTACATCTATTTTGCTTATAGGGCTACTAATAACACATATAGCTCTGTCCCCCTCACCTATTAGTCGTATATTTTGGTCTGATAAAGTATGGTCATATAATTATCATGCTTATATTCAAACAGATAGAGACCAAATGATAAAACAAAAAATCTCTCTTTTTATTCCAGAGAATCCAGATGTAGTAGTGTCAATCCAAAATACTCTAAACTGGCTACCATTGGTTCAGCGAAGACATTTTTTACTTTTTCCCCGAGGAATTTCGGAGGTTGGGTCTGGGCCATTTATTCAACGAGGTTTAAAACTTGAGAAAACTAAATGGAAACCTATAAAGTCAGATTTTGTTGTATTAGATCTAAAAAGGCCTTGGTCAATAATAGATAAAGGTTGTGACTGGCTTTATGGAAAGTGTACGAATAAAAAAGTAGCAAATGAATACTTAGAGTGGGTTAAAAAAACAAAACGTATTATGCACGTAGTTTTTGAAAAAGATGGATTTATTATTTTAAAAAGAAAAAATTATAACTAA
- a CDS encoding flippase: MNINSAAHSWKKNLSYQWVSTIYVAVLGFLVSVILARELGVDDFGTYSFILSLAGIFLIIQDGGYKTLIFRESIDRSAKSLLTSGIVHVLSITTLGALVVILLQPQHWLAILASFCCMGLVVLCNFISSLLKGMGEFKSDAIWQTAVRSLTACAILSAFFFYEDSSIAKLFVGWSLALVLALIWPIVKGYIRWPSFNFKGKLFRASMVFLTIDIATIFYFRSDIVMLEYFGHIEGDVGQYSAAYRVLEGVILLATPVAQIAFRSLRLKQRANEFFRLLGWLVLLMVLTAVIISLIGVFFGADLMLIVFGEQYHLAGTLLPLLLFAMIFILPNYILTQGTIAINKERSYAKIVVLVALLNIFLNLWLIPDFGAIGAAWATIFSEGVLFVGLGLILWRDWIGEGNENRG; this comes from the coding sequence ATGAATATAAATTCTGCAGCTCATTCTTGGAAGAAAAATCTGAGTTATCAGTGGGTTTCAACAATTTACGTTGCGGTATTAGGTTTTTTGGTATCAGTTATTCTAGCAAGAGAGCTAGGGGTAGATGATTTTGGTACTTATAGTTTTATATTGAGCTTGGCTGGTATCTTTTTGATCATTCAGGATGGTGGATACAAAACACTCATTTTTCGTGAGAGCATCGACCGCTCTGCCAAGTCATTGCTGACATCTGGTATTGTCCATGTCTTATCTATCACTACTCTTGGAGCTTTGGTGGTTATTTTGTTGCAACCGCAACATTGGTTGGCAATATTGGCTTCTTTTTGTTGTATGGGGCTAGTGGTTCTTTGTAATTTTATTTCTAGTCTTCTGAAAGGCATGGGAGAGTTTAAGTCTGATGCCATATGGCAAACTGCAGTTCGAAGTTTAACTGCTTGCGCTATTTTATCTGCATTTTTTTTTTATGAAGATAGCTCTATAGCTAAGCTATTTGTTGGCTGGAGTTTGGCCTTAGTATTGGCTCTTATTTGGCCTATAGTAAAGGGATATATTAGATGGCCAAGTTTTAATTTCAAAGGGAAACTATTCAGAGCTAGTATGGTATTTCTAACCATTGATATTGCAACCATATTTTATTTTCGCAGCGATATCGTGATGCTAGAGTATTTTGGACATATAGAGGGCGATGTAGGACAATACTCTGCAGCTTACCGTGTTCTTGAGGGAGTAATTCTATTGGCAACACCGGTGGCTCAAATAGCATTCAGATCATTACGGCTAAAACAGCGTGCTAATGAATTTTTTAGGCTATTGGGTTGGTTAGTTTTATTGATGGTTCTTACTGCAGTAATTATTTCATTAATAGGAGTATTCTTTGGTGCAGATTTAATGCTGATTGTGTTTGGTGAGCAGTATCATTTAGCAGGTACGCTGTTACCATTACTATTGTTTGCTATGATATTTATACTTCCCAATTATATTTTGACTCAGGGTACCATCGCTATTAATAAAGAGAGAAGTTATGCGAAGATTGTTGTTTTAGTCGCACTTTTAAACATTTTTTTGAATTTATGGTTAATTCCAGATTTTGGGGCAATAGGTGCTGCATGGGCAACCATTTTTTCAGAAGGAGTTTTATTTGTAGGGCTAGGATTGATATTATGGCGTGACTGGATCGGAGAAGGAAATGAGAATAGGGGTTGA
- a CDS encoding glycosyltransferase family 4 protein, whose amino-acid sequence MRIGVDARSLSEPISGIGRYTLSLLKLMVLDKSHDWILYSHRPLKHGEWNKNNVTVCTWNLPQWARIPRMLWAQSILPLMAKKDKVDLFWSPAHRLPRFLSSSISGVVTIHDLVWKYAPETMRPLSQKLDAKLMPEAIKAADWVIAVSKWTAKDLIAEVPEAKTKTSVIYEAGSLTWDQLISNDNVDEKYLLFVGTLEPRKNLPRLLEAYSLLSCNIKDKYSLIIVGGKGWGKDNIESIIKRLDIEKYVKLLGYVSEKELDVTYRKASLLVMPSLYEGFGLPLVEAMSVGVPIVTSNISSMPEIVGDAALLADPYSVDSIRESIEKVLTDSKLKSLLSRAGLKQSKYFCWDKAAEETLRTFTEVQSKRKGSNS is encoded by the coding sequence ATGAGAATAGGGGTTGATGCAAGATCACTTTCTGAACCAATAAGTGGGATTGGTCGATATACATTAAGCTTATTAAAATTGATGGTATTGGACAAGTCACATGATTGGATACTTTATTCTCATCGCCCATTAAAACATGGAGAATGGAATAAAAATAATGTTACAGTGTGTACTTGGAATTTACCCCAATGGGCAAGAATTCCTAGGATGCTTTGGGCACAAAGCATATTACCTCTCATGGCCAAAAAAGATAAAGTTGATCTTTTTTGGTCACCCGCGCACCGTTTGCCCAGATTTCTTTCTAGCTCAATTAGTGGTGTTGTTACTATTCATGATTTAGTATGGAAATATGCTCCTGAAACCATGCGCCCTTTAAGTCAAAAACTTGATGCAAAATTAATGCCAGAGGCTATAAAAGCTGCTGATTGGGTTATTGCAGTATCTAAGTGGACTGCAAAGGATTTGATAGCTGAAGTACCTGAAGCCAAGACAAAAACAAGTGTTATTTACGAAGCTGGATCTTTAACGTGGGACCAACTTATCAGTAATGACAACGTAGATGAAAAATATTTATTATTTGTTGGTACATTAGAGCCTAGAAAAAACCTTCCACGTTTGCTAGAGGCCTACTCTTTACTCTCTTGTAATATTAAAGACAAATACTCCTTAATTATTGTGGGGGGGAAAGGTTGGGGTAAAGATAATATTGAAAGTATTATAAAACGGTTGGACATTGAAAAATATGTGAAACTCCTAGGGTACGTGTCTGAAAAGGAGTTAGATGTTACTTATAGAAAAGCCTCTTTATTAGTTATGCCATCTTTGTATGAGGGGTTTGGATTGCCATTAGTTGAAGCCATGAGTGTTGGAGTTCCTATCGTTACATCTAACATATCCTCCATGCCTGAAATTGTTGGGGATGCTGCATTATTAGCTGATCCATATAGCGTAGACTCAATTAGAGAAAGCATTGAAAAAGTACTAACTGATTCAAAGTTAAAGTCCTTACTATCAAGGGCAGGACTTAAACAATCAAAATACTTTTGTTGGGATAAAGCCGCAGAGGAGACTTTAAGAACATTTACAGAGGTACAATCAAAACGGAAAGGTAGTAATTCTTAA